AAATAtgcatcctcatccttaCCCCAAGAACAATCTATGCTGCTACCGCTTCAGCGGCAAAAACAAGCAGGGCAGAACGGAGGACTATTGAGTAAAAACATTATGGTGAACAATGTGCTTGAACGAGcgagggaggaaggagaggagacGTGGGATGATGATTTTGCGGAAGGGATTTCGTTCTCCAAGTTTGGTAcgtctccatcttcatttgcctttttttcttattctctttttcttgagGTCATTATCGTTGTTCTTCCGTTTCCTTATTGTGATAAATAGAATTTCTAAAGGCTAACGGTGAGAATTGTTATTTGTGTTGTAGGACGAAATGAGATGCACGATCAACCCCAAGTAGGTTTACACATCCACGCAGCAACATCTGCATTACACTCGTCTACTGCCAGGGAAGAGGCGGATGCGGCGGATCAAAAGACTGTTCGACAAAATCCCAGAGCTCTAGCTCTACCAGCCCCAGCTTCAAAACCGAAACCGAAATTGAATCTGTCGCGCCCTGtgggtgaagaggaggacTACTCCGATATGGAGCAAGCTTTCGGAGAGAACGAAGGGTCGTTGGAGAAAAAAATGAGAATTCTCAAAGTCAGTCCTTTTTATCTTCTTTTGAATAATTTTATCATACTCCTACCCCGGCCTCAAAATGTGGAAGAGCTGACGAAGGGGGATGTAGTTAAAAGCCATAGGACGAAAAGGTCTTATGCACCCTGATGATATCCATAAATACCCCCTTTCGCCCATTAAACCTAGGCCCGCTTCTCGCGTTGGCGTCCGGGGACACCAACGCACCTCCTCCACAAGCACAACCATTGCGTCGACAACATCTGCATCCGCATCCCATCCCCGAGCCCCTCTAACTTCAGCCCTTCTGTCGTCATCCATACAGCTCCCGTCCCCCTCGCCTCCTACTAAGCGTTCATCGTCGAACCCTACCCCTTGCTCTTCTAATACACTCACGGTCCCCTCACTGTCTGGAACGGGCTTAGAAGcggaaaaggaaagggggGACAACAGCCCCCTGTCTCAAGGCGCACTAAACCAATCCTCTCCATGCTTCCGCTCAAAGTCGTTAAGGAGTAAAGCTAGGATAGGCGAACAGGTGGAAGAACAGATCAAGAAATATacagaggatgaagatgaggattATGACGATATTTTCGGTGGTGCGAACAAGGCTTGTTCATCGTTGCGAGTGCCTTTAAAACTCTCCCTGACTCCTTCTCATTCACcctcattctcttccactttgCGTGGTGGTgccggtggtggtggtggagggaGAGGCGCAGGGGCAGAGGGAGGAAGTATATCATTCTCCGACCCCCAGTTCAATTATCCCAATTTCGACTATCCAGACTCGGACGAAGAAGACATAAGCGACCCTTTCGCTGAGATCGAAGACGAATTCGACACAGCTGAAgatttggagaagaaatTGATGAGGGATAAAAAAGTGATGATGCAAGGAAAAGTGAGCAAATTGGTGGACGAATTGATGATTGGCGGAGCGGGGGGAGGCGGGTTGAGAATGGTTTGTGATGATTTGGCGAGTATaaacttttttttttatcaGGGATATCCTGTGGGCTTGGACTGGCGGGGGAATGCGCGCTGAGCTGATGATGGATTTAGCTTGACATTCTGGGGAATAGCCCGCCTAACATGGGGCTGGACGCCCATTTCGTCGCTCAGCATGGTCTTATTGCGTAcgttctccttctcctccccctcttATCCTTCCATCACCTACGGTTCTTCCTTTGCTCGCGCTGACTGTGAAggtttctttctttcttcattccCGTCCAAAGTGTGCTGGAAGTGCTGGAATCGCGATTGAGAAGGGATGTAATCGTAAGACTACTGAAACTCGTTAATCTAGTAAGTCTTGGTCTAGATAATGAGGGCACCGAAGCAGGTATGAAGAAACATAACGTCATAAGCTAACTCCTTAATCTGTGCAAAATCAGATTGTGACTAGCGATGTTGAACTGCTAGAGTCATTCTGTCTCATTGGCGGTATTCCCGTCATAATCGTGCGTCCTACATTCTCTGGACGTTTTGTGCCACAAGCACTGTAACATCTATGCTGACTCGAATTGATAAGCCGTATACCTCAAAGAAGCATTCTTTAGAAACGCGATTGGAAGCGTCGACATTTGTTCGTCAGCTTACAAGATCAGCGCTAACTTTACAAATGTTCATCTCGTACGTTTCTACTCTTCTCATCACGTCGGCTCATGAGAATCCTAACTCGTAAACTTAACATTAACCGTCCTTTGGTTAAATTAGGTGCCGTGGACTCCGAATTCTTGTTGAACTTCTTGACGAAGATTACGCCCTTAACAAAACTCTtatcctctcctctcttgaGGGCATCAGCTCTGTTTTTGAACTGCAAAGTCCCACACCAAGGAATGATTTCGTGAGAATGTTTGTCAGAGAGGGGGTGATAGATCCGCTCTCCACCGCGTTATTGGTCATTTTGAAAGATAAAGACGAAAATAGAGGTGCGAatgaaaatgaaaatgGTAACGGCAatggagagatggaggaaaggcaagggcaagagcAGGGGCAATCCATGATGGGGCAGGCGAGTAGGGCAGTTGGGGTCTTACTGTTCTTCTGTCAAGTGGCACAGGCAGATGCAAGAGTGAGAGAGGCGTTTGCCACGCGAACCATCATGATGCGTATGTTACCCATCCTACTTTTCCCTAAAAGTTGCGCGTATCTAATCAGTGATTCAAATTCAACATTTTTTCATCCAAAACTTCAATGCGATTCCATTCTCAAAACTAAACCCCCCCACGCTGCACACAAAATGCAGGTTTACTGAAAGCATGCGATCTCTTGCCCCGAAAGTTACTCGTCACAGCCATCAAATCTATCAAACACCTCTCCACATCCCCGCAACTGATTGAGGTCCTGCAGAATTCGAACGCGATGGAGATACTTGTAGACCTTTTAGGAAAGAGCATCAAGGGAAGTCACAGCAATGTACGTCCAATTTCCAACTATCGATTGCTCCATTACTGGGCACCTTCTCATCCTGACCTACGGAATGATTTACCCAATTTACAGGAGATTTGCTCAAATATCTTCCAAACTATCTACTCTATGACACGTCTCTCCAAATCCcgacaagaagaagctgcaTCCAGCGGTATTATTCCCCTTCTCAAGCGGGTAATTCAAAGTAAATCGCCTTTGAAGCAATTTGCCCTGCCGATTTTATGTGATATGGCGAATGCAAGCAAGGGGAGTAGGAGGCTGTTATGGCAGAATGATGGACTGGCTCGTGAGTTTGTTCGATCGTCCTCTTTAATTGCGTTTGAAAATATCGATGAGCCGAACGCTGAGGCAGGCTATGTAATTAGTTTATTTGGATTTATTGGAAGATCCTTATTGGAGAGTTAGTGCGCTGGATGCAATCTCAGCTTGGTGAGTTAGAGGCCTCTCAGTCATCTCTGGGTTGTGCATACATCTGCTGATGAATTGCGGATGTAGGATGCAAGATGAGACGGCACGGGTAGAAGATGTCTTATTAGAGAAGTTTGCTTCGGATTCGCTTGTCAGATGCTTTGTCCAGGCATCTGGGGTATCATTTGAGGGTATCCTCGATCCGTGCGTCCATGCTCCCCCCTTAAGTCACCCTGTCCCAAACGTACTTGGCTAACTACTGTTTGATTGATAGATTGCTCAAAATTCTGCGTCTCTCCACATGTctcacctcttccctctcccacccTCCGTTCTTCTCCCGCCTGTCCGAATCCCTTGAACGATCTACTAAAGCAGTCGTCAAACTCAACCTCCTCCGACTCACCAAAGTAGTTTGCGAATGTCACCCCGACAAGGCCACCCTCGTTGAGAGATTTGGTCTTGCAGACATTGTCGAGCGGTTGAGCAGACAGGATGGGGCAGTGTTAGTGAGAGAGCTGGCGAAAGAGATATTGCCAGGGTTGTTGTTCGGCAGCGACGCACAGGATCCAGCGGCATCCTCGTGGTATACGAATTCAAGTACggcaggagaagaaaaggtcgggaggatgatgaagagcgaaagaagaaaggaaggaaaaaggtcTTCCCAGCTTCGTCGGACTCTGTCTGAAAACGTTGCTACCGACGCCTTGCACCCTATTGTCACTGTCCCGCCTTACGCTATGTAGCGCAGGCTGGGTAGTCAtgagagggagagacgTCAAGGGACAGAGAGAGCGGGGAAAGGGTGACTAGGTCTAAGTGTTTTTAGTAACTAAATGTAGGGGTTGTGTTTGGAACAGTACGTAGTAGTAGGACGACCCATCATTTTGCCTGCAGTCTACATTTGTGCTTGTAGAGTATTATGTTTATGATCCACCCTGCATCGATATACCACTTTGTCAGATATGTATTACCATTTTCTGTGCTTTATACATGCATTACAGCATAGGTGCCCTGTGCGTACAAGTATCGTTTCCGTCCTACGTGCTGCGATAAAATTAGACGGCCGGGCCGAGTGAGTGAGGGTTGACCTCGGTGGCTATAGTATGCCCGGTGCATAATACTACGAGTACTCGACCATCGGTCACCTTCATCGTTATTATTGTAGGTTTGTCAATCACGACATCTGATTGTTATCATTCGTCGTACTTCTGTTTCCTGTTTCCTCTAATTCGTTTTGAGCTTTAAGGCCCAGGTTTACTTAACCATCGCAATACTGCATACGGCGAAGTCATTTGTCAATCTTGCCCCTCAACTTTTGGCCCGATTACCGAACAACATTTTTCGATTCAAAACTTCGGCTTTCCACGTGGCTATGATGGCTCTAGAATTGAAGGGTACATACAGGTCATGATGTTCTCCTGCTCTTAGCTCTGTGTCTGTCTACCTTCGTTCGCCAGCCCTTCCATACCAATGTCGTTGTCCTTTGCCCTTCGGATCTCAAATCCCGTCAGCGGTGCTGCTGTATCAGTTTCGATATATAGGAAGTTGTTTTTCAGTAACATACCATAATGGGCACCTTAACAATCAAGTAAAAATTATCTTGAACGTAACTTACACTGGTCAAACTGACAATATGATCTGTCCTTCAGTGAAATCACGGtcagaaaaaaaaaaatacGATTCACATCTTTCATTTAGCTTTTGGCTGAGCTTCCGCACTCTCCGTTTCAGCGAGTTGACTTGCAAAGATCAAGATGTCTTGACTGTTAGGCTAtcccctttttttcttttctaccctcattcttcttccacacCGTCCATTGGGCCCTATGAGGATCAAAGTAACAAACTAGTTCCAATTTTGAACAGTTGGGCTTCGGTGGCATAGCCGTTTCGTTGGTGCAGTGGTAGCATGCCCTCTTAGGGTTGGATTACGTAATCCGGCTTTGGGGGTGGTCCTCGGTTCAATCCCGGGACGAGACCCAAGTTTTTTTTTGAATTTCTTCCCTTGTGATTTTGCTTTTGGGAAGTTGTGATGCGTCGTTTTGGCATTCAGATACGTGGAGCATAAAAATGAGAGAAAAGCGAGCAGGTGATGGGAGGAATAGCAGCagaaggtggtggagagggtCGGAAGTGAGAATTGTCCTGATAACGTTGGTCAGGGGATATGATGCTCGATAGACGCAGAAGTGGGAGCAATAGTATAAAATTGTAGCCTACTTTCTGGTAAAACGTATGCTCATAGCAGGAGAACTTATATTGCGCTTCATGAAAGGAAATTTGTTGTCTTGTTCTCGGTCATGAATGCAACGTCGTGCAGCGATAAGATGTCCCGAAGGCAACAGTCAACAAGTATTGTTACGTAAAGAATCGGTTGAGTGAAGTAGCCGGCTCTTACTGTCGGTCATCAATGGATTATTTGATTTCGCTATCATCGATAGTTCCTAGTCTGCAGCTCTTTGTATAGAGGTCAGCTCAACCTGCCATGGTCAGGAAAGCAGCTGTAAAGTACCGCTCTCTACGGTCAAATCTAGTCAACCTTCCCCTATCCCTCTACGCCCAGCTCGTACAGCAGCAAGCAGTCAGTATGTTTTTCCCTGTTTGCAAGCCGTAGCTCACACCAAATTGTATGAAGAGACCCCAGTCCCTCATTCTCCACTTGTCTCCAGTACTATCcttatcatcatcctcctcctcaagaCAGCCGAAAACAACATACTTGGGATGGTCAGGACTGAATGCAGCGGCCAGTGTCTCCCAGGTTGGCGATGGAGTTGAAAATGTCGAGGTAGATCCCGAGGTTGCCATGTCTTTAGGATGGAGCGAAGGCATTTTAGTGGGTTACCAGTATTGTTTGGGATTTTAAATTAACCACTGCTCATGTCTTCAGGTTGAGATCGCCGTGATACATAATCCCATGATTGCCAAGTCAGTGTCTGTAACACCGATGAGTCCTGATGACTGGGAGATCCTAGTGAGTTATTTTATCCCATGTCGATCTTAGCGGCTTGCTGAGATTTCATAATATCATAGGAGCAACATGCATCTTTCTTGGAGAACAACCTTTTATCCCAACTTCGAGCAGCGCAAAAGGGACAAGAAATTGACGTATGGGTGATGGGTCGAACCAAAATCAGAATACGAGTTGGTGAGTAATGCTTAGCTGTATTCCATATGTCATGGGTTCCTAATTTTTTTAGATGATACCAATCCGTCAAGCAATTCTCAGTCTGCGGTTATTATCAAACCCGACACAGAAATCTACGTCGCCCCTCGGCCTCGCTCATCCAATTCCACTCTGTCCATCCCATCTTCCCAGTACTTCCCTCAAATAGTCAAGAACGGCGTTCTCAACGGGAGAAATAAATTCAGACAGGTTAAATTACGTCTGATTCCTCCCAACGTCACATCCACTTGGGGCATTTTTGTACCCCCATCGAAGGCCCTTTTGAAagcagaagatggaaggatAGCTGTATGTTCTCCTACAAGCCTTGAAAAGATTAAGAGAAAACTTGGAATCAGTGATGGGGAAATGTTCTTTGTCAAAATTTCTCTTGATCAGCCCCTAGCGGTAGAATCCCCCTTACCAGGTCCGGTTGTCATTCCACAAGAAAAGGGACCCAAAGATGAGACAGAGATGCTTCTTGTTTCTTGGGAAGAAGTACCGGATGGATGTATATCGGTTGCTGGAACAACGGAAGAATGGATGAATGTATGGATGACGATCAAAGTCTTGGAAAGCACGGGcaaaaaggagaaggcaAAACCTGGAAAGGGAAGACCCATTCCTGACTTATCATTGTAAGACCCATGTCTATATTATACTTCCTTTAGTCGGTACACAACTGACTCACcttttttccattttcttAGTTCTGCCGATCCGAATAAGAGCTCATCACCTCTCCCAGGCCTCAACAAGGTCTGCCAAGAAGCCATCGATTATCTGCGGCATTCAGCCTTTAATCATGGGTCGAAACCCCTGCTGCTCTTGGGTGCGAAAGGCTGTGGGAAGACTAGTTTAACAAAAATAATTGGCAACGCCTTGGAGAGAAATAAATCCATTCTGGCCGGTAAGGAACTCTACTCTAGCATCTAAAAATACGGAATGCAATGAACTGATTGATCGCGGGTGACTGGTAGAGACGGTCTATGAAGATGTAGGAAAACTAGATCCAGAATCTAGGATCGCGACCATAAAGGAAACCATGCATAAGTGGATTGAAGATGCAAAAGCGAAGGCGCCTTGCTGCTTGATCCTCGACGATTTAGATAACCTTTTATCGCCCGAGACTGAGGTAAGCGTATCTCGACAACTCTTAATCTTTCCCCTACCCCCCACCCGAATCTCTAGCAGCCTTGAGCTTATTATTTTCGCTCTCTCCGCTATTAGCTGAAAACATCATCAaactcttccatcctcgcCGAATATTTCGCTTCCCTCATGTCATCGCATCTCTCCCTCCCGCCCGGCATCCTCATAATCGCCACAGCGCAAGACGCCTCCACCCTCCACCCTTTACTTAATACCCTGCACATATTCGGCGAGACGCTCAAGGTCCCTCCGCTTTCCAAAGAGGTCAGGCAGGATATTTTGAGGGTGTTCGTCGACGGTAAATGGGGAACGGCCAAGAAGGGAGGGGAGAGGCGAAAGAACATTGGGGATGGACTGGATTATGTGTTATTGGGGGGTATGACGGAGGGATACTCCATCTCTGATTTGAGTGATCTAGTACAAGGTGCGACGCAACAGGCTGCTATACGATGTACCAAGAGTGGAGAAACAGACGTATGtccttccctttttttatttcttTCGCGGATAGTTGTTGGAATTGACCAGTGTTGGGTGATTGGGTGATTGCAGATCCATTTGACGTTTGATGATTTTATTATTGCCCATGAAGAGTTTATACCTCTCAACCTTCGAGGGGTTAGTCTTCAAACCTCTGATGTGAAGTGGAGCGATATCGGAGGTAAGTCGAAATAATCTTCTCGCCTACTTCATTTCCTCAACCGTCCTTCTCTATGTCGAACAGCCCGTTTACAAGGTTTATTTCAATATCACAGGCTTGAAAGAACCTCGACGAATTCTCCGGGAAACACTTGAATGGCCCACCAAGTACGCTCAGATCTTTGCCAATTGTCCCTTACGTCTTCGATCGGGGTATGTCTCACAACACCTCTGTATCATTCAAGTGCCTTGAGCGCGGAAATAAAGGAACTGACTTTTTATCCCTACTTCATCTCATTCCAGTCTCCTTCTATATGGTTACCCAGGATGCGGCAAAACTCTTCTCGCTTCTGCTGTGGCTAAAGAGTGCGGGCTGAACTTCATCTCTGTCAAAGGTCCCGAGATTCTCAACAAGTATATCGGCGCAAGTGAGAAGAGCGTGAGGGATCTGTTCGAGCGGGCAAGTGCTGCGAAGCCTTGTGTGTTGTTTTTCGACGAATTTGACTCTATCGCTCCCAAACGGTAAGTCAATACATTTTGTACGGGACTGTTTAATACAGTAGAATGCTAATGGGACCGGGGAAACCGGGTAACAGAGGACATGATAGTACAGGCGTCACGGACCGAGTAGTCAATCAACTCTTGACAGAGATGGACGGCGCTCAAGGTCTATCGGGGGTCTACGTCCTTGCAGCTACAAGCCGTCCAGACCTCATCGACCCCGCATTGCTCCGTCCAGGCCGACTTGATAAATCCATCATCTGCGATATGCCCTCGACCTCAGATAGACTTGAAATCATGAAGGCagtggtgaagaagggaaaactGGAGCTGGGGGAGGATGTAGATTTGGAAATGGTGGCAAGGGAGAGTGAAGGGTTCTCAGGGGCCGATTTACAGGCGCTGGTGTATAATGCACATTTGGAAGTAGTACATGCTGCTAtcgaggatgaagaaaggaggaaagaagaggaagggagagaacAGAAATCGGTCGTCAATGAAGtaggaagaggagaggggTATCGACTGCTTTCCCAGACGAATGGGGCAAATCTTTCAGTAGCGGCTCGTGCAGAGCTAGGTCAAAGAGTAAGTTTTCTATATCTGAATTCTGTTTATCAAAACTGGCGGTTTACTGATTTAATAATAGATCGACACAATCGTCAGTAACAGCCAATCGCGCTCCTTATCGGTCGAAGATGGGGAAAGGACGATGAAAGATTTTGTCAAGGTGTGTAAACTGTTTTCCTTTGAGATTACAGCTTACTGTATGGCATAGCCTACTATACAACAACGACATTTGATGAACGCGCTGCTTGAAACGCGACCATCTGTATCTCAAACTGATCGTCGACGACTTGACCTCATGTAAGAGCCCTTTAAGACCATAAATCTATACATAAGCGCTTGCTAATCGTTTGTCGTAAAACTTTTAGCTATCGATCATTTGTCAACGACAGGGATGGCAAAATGGGTAATGGAGATTTGGGTAGAGAGACGGGTACGAGAATGTCCCTAATGTGATTTAGTATCGAAGTTGCAAAGAATGCATTCTATGGCCCATAAATAAAATAAAGATGCAATTATCTCAGACTACATATCCTTGAGGGCATTTGCTTTTATTTGCACAATTCCATCCGAAGCTCCCACAGCTTTTCAACCCTCTCTGCAATGCTGCTCTCCATAAAATGTCTTGCTTACCTTTCAATATCTGTTGCTTAACTTTCGGTATTGGTTTTCATTTTCAGTAATCCATGTGGCTGATCATCAACATAGCGTGTAAAAATTCGTGGTCGCAGATATGCCTTTAGAAAGTCTTCCCTTACTGCAGCCTTGAACAAGCTCAACCGATTTATGCAACGTCAGAAAGTCCCCAACATGCACCAATCAAAAACAACAAGGACAATAACCGCCCAAAGGGCGTAGTATTACAGAAATCTCTCATGCATCCTACTATTATCCCAAATGTTTGTCCACTACGCTTAGAGCTTGTCGTAGTAAGTGTCATAAGGAGGAACATCGGGCTTGAGACCCTTCCTAGTTCGGATGTTGACAGCGAGCActgtggaaagagaagaggtgTTGTCAGTCAAAAATAATTCTGTTTCGACAAGGAAAAAGCCGCTTACCGTTAGCCTTGCTTCCGACCTCAGTGGGGTTACTGTTCATCTCCTCCCAGTGGTCGAACACCTACGTTGGACAGCGTCAGAACGGTTTAAAACTCGAAAAAGATTGGCAGAAACGGGGATCAAGAGAAATACTTACGGCCTGAGGGAACGCCTGACCACCAGTAGCAGCTCGGAGATCAGCGTTGAAACCGAAGGACTCGGAAACAGGCAAGTACGCCTTGAGGGTGTACATGGGAGTACCAGGCCTTTGCTCGGCGGAGAAGACGTGACCTCGTCGGACGTTAAGACAAGACTATCGGTTGACGTAAGCATCGATTGGATGCGAGATAATCGGCAATTAAGATGGGACTTACGTAAACACCACCCTGGGCAGACTCGGGGACGGCAATCTCAACCAAGAACATGGGCTCCTGGAAGGCGGGGGTGGCGAGGAGCTGGGCGGCGTAGCAGACTCGTCGTGCGGTGGGGATAATCTGACCACCACCTCGGTGGATGGCATCGGCGTGAAGCTGGAGAGCTCAGATCAGTATACGCTCAAAAGACAATAAGGATCatagaaaaggaaaaaaaacGTACAGTACAGTCGAGGATGTTGAATCGGATACCTCGCATAGGCTCCTCAGCAACACCACCCTCCTTGGTAGCCCACTGGAAGGCAGCAACACAAGAGTCCTTGATTTCGTTCATGTACTGAACAGCCTTAGAACCGTCAAGGAAGACGTTAGGACCGGTAGTGTCGGGACCGAAACACCAGATTTTCCTAGCCTCGGTAACATCCCAGCCGTAGGTGTCGGCAAGGTATCGAGCACGGATCTTGGGGTCATCTCGGGGAGCGACCTTACCCTCCTCAATGTCTCGGGTAAGCTCCTCACCAAGAGGCTCAGCCTTGACGTAGAGTCGGTTGTGCTTGTTCTGAGACTTGGAGAGAGCGATCATGGAAGACTCGGCAGTGACGGTCTCTCGGTAGCCGACGACAGGGTCAGACTTTCGGAGAGGAACACCGGCGTGGTCGTTCTCGAGGTCGTTAAGACAGATTTCCAAGTGGAGCTCACCGGCACCAGCAACGATGATCTCACCAGAGTCACCCATCCAGGTCTTGACACACGGGTCGGACTTGGAAAGACGCTTGAGACCCTCGACAAGCTTGGGAAGGTCAGAGGCGTTCTTACACTCAACGGCGACTTGCACGACGGGGGAGACGGAGAACTTCATGACTCGCATGTTGTGGGCAGTCTCGGAAGTAGTAAGAGTACCGCTCTTGAGCAAGAACTGGTCAACACCGACCAAACCGATAATGTTACCGGCAGGGCAGTCCTCGATAGCCTCGGTAGATCGACCCATCATGAGGACAGTTCGCTGGATAGACTTGATAACGGAgtcatccttcttgccgGGAACGAAGTTAGGACCCTGGATTCGGACCTTAGGGCCGGAAGAAACGGTACCAGAGAAGACTCGACCGAAAGCGTAGAATCGACCCTTGTCGGAAGTAGGAACCATCTTGGAGACGTAGACCATCAAAGGACCCTTGGGGTCACAGTCCCTAATACCGATGGCGGACTCGTCGTCCATGGGACCTTCGTAAAGAGTCTCGACACGGTATCGCTGAGCGGTAACGGGAGAGGGGAGGTTGATACAGATCATCTCGAGAAGAGAGTCACCAGCGGGAAGGAACTTTCGCATAACAACCTTGAGGAGCTGCTTTCCCTCGAGGTCCCTCTCCTCGGACGTAAGCTTGATCTCGAGCTTCTCGAGGAGCTTGGGGatctcatccttcttgaaGTTCATGATAGAGTCGAAGAGACGGAAGATGGGGTCAAGGACGAACATGTTGAAAGCACGCTCAACACCAGCCTCGGAAGACTTGGTCCACTTCTTAGTCTTGGGGTTGAAGTAGTTGTCACCCCAAAGCTTGGGCATGAGCTTAGCCTTGTCAACACCGAACTTCTTAGAGTATCGGCCGGCGAAGTTTCGGAGAGAGAAAGCCCAACCGTGGAGACCGGAACCGAAGGCAACGGTACCCTGTTCGGGGTAGACCATGGTGTCTCCGAGAGCGGGATCGGTGTAGGTGGAGATGATAACGTTGACGGACTCGATAGTTCGGCAGAAGGACTGGTAAAGGTCTTCCTTGGAAACCTGCAACTCAAGAAGAGCTCGGTCGACCTTGTTGATAATAAGGACGGGCTTAACTCGCTCACCCAAAGACTGACGGAGCACAGTCTCGGTCTGGACACAGACACCCTCAACACAGTCAACAACGACAAGGGCACTTTTTTGAAGAATTAGCAGAATTCTCAAAATCTGCAATCTATACAAGAACGTACCCGTCGGTGACACGGAGAGCAGCGGTAACTTCAGAGGAGAAGTCAACGTGACCAGGAGAGTCGATCAAGTTGATCAAAAATTCGTTACCTGCCGAGCATCAGCGTCTATCGCACAATTTACATTAAACCGAAATCCAAACTCACCATCGGTCTTCTGCTTGATCTCAGCAACATCGTCCTTGTCAAGAGGGAAGTACATGGAGATGGCAGTGGACTTGATGGTGATTCCACGATCAATCTCGTCCTGACTGTTGTATTCGTCAATACTATCCTTTTGTTTCTTTCCGAACAGATTACCACCTACCGAGTGTCGGTGAATCGCATCTCACCAGCCTTGGCGGAAGCAATAATACCGGCCTTGGAGACAAGAGAGTCGGTAAGAGTGGACTTTCCGTGGTCGACGTGCGCGATGACGGACATGTTTCGGATGTTGGTGGGCTTGTCTGTGAACCAGTTGTCAGCGACGGCTGCCCAATCATGCGACAAAAATCACTCGAGAAATTCTCAAGGCTCTTTTACGCCGCTCTTTACCCAGGCAATGGAAAGCTGCTTACCCATAAGCGCACGGATCTCGTCGACAGTGAAGCTAGAGCATTGTTAGT
The DNA window shown above is from Cryptococcus decagattii chromosome 9, complete sequence and carries:
- a CDS encoding elongation factor 2 gives rise to the protein MDKPTNIRNMSVIAHVDHGKSTLTDSLVSKAGIIASAKAGEMRFTDTRQDEIDRGITIKSTAISMYFPLDKDDVAEIKQKTDGNEFLINLIDSPGHVDFSSEVTAALRVTDGALVVVDCVEGVCVQTETVLRQSLGERVKPVLIINKVDRALLELQVSKEDLYQSFCRTIESVNVIISTYTDPALGDTMVYPEQGTVAFGSGLHGWAFSLRNFAGRYSKKFGVDKAKLMPKLWGDNYFNPKTKKWTKSSEAGVERAFNMFVLDPIFRLFDSIMNFKKDEIPKLLEKLEIKLTSEERDLEGKQLLKVVMRKFLPAGDSLLEMICINLPSPVTAQRYRVETLYEGPMDDESAIGIRDCDPKGPLMVYVSKMVPTSDKGRFYAFGRVFSGTVSSGPKVRIQGPNFVPGKKDDSVIKSIQRTVLMMGRSTEAIEDCPAGNIIGLVGVDQFLLKSGTLTTSETAHNMRVMKFSVSPVVQVAVECKNASDLPKLVEGLKRLSKSDPCVKTWMGDSGEIIVAGAGELHLEICLNDLENDHAGVPLRKSDPVVGYRETVTAESSMIALSKSQNKHNRLYVKAEPLGEELTRDIEEGKVAPRDDPKIRARYLADTYGWDVTEARKIWCFGPDTTGPNVFLDGSKAVQYMNEIKDSCVAAFQWATKEGGVAEEPMRGIRFNILDCTLHADAIHRGGGQIIPTARRVCYAAQLLATPAFQEPMFLVEIAVPESAQGGVYSCLNVRRGHVFSAEQRPGTPMYTLKAYLPVSESFGFNADLRAATGGQAFPQAVFDHWEEMNSNPTEVGSKANVLAVNIRTRKGLKPDVPPYDTYYDKL